The Streptomyces sp. A2-16 sequence CTAGGCCTGTCGTGCTGACGATCCACACCGCCGACCTGCTGATCCCGGGCGGCGGAAAGTCACCGCTGCCCGGTGGGGCGGTACTGGTCGAGGGGCGGCGGCTCGCGGCCGTGGACGTGTACGAGGAACTGGCCGCCGCACATCCGACGACGAGGGTGCGCCGCTGGCCGGGAGTTCTCACCCCGGGCCTGGTGAACCCCCACGGCCCGGAACTCCTGGAGCAGGCCTACCATCCGGACCCGCGTGAGGACCTGGGCAGCGAGCCCGTCTCGGGCGAGGCGCTGGAGTCACTGGGCATGACCGACGCCCGGTGGGGTGCGAGTGCGCGGCGGGGTGTTCAGCGGATGCTGGCGCACGGGACGGTGGCGGTGGTGGGTCCGCTGAGCCGTCCCGCGGTGATCGACGCCGTCCACAGGTCGGGCCTGACGATCGAACAGAGCCTCCCGGAGGGCCCTCTGACCCCGCTGCTTCCCGGCGCGGATGCGACCTTCGCCGTCTTCGAGACGGCCGACCTGACGACATGCGTGGCAACGGTGATCAAGGGCCGCTTGCTGCACCGGCGCAGGTGAGACGTTCAGGGGCGCGGGGAACTGCGCGACCGGCCACGACGCATCCGCACCCGAAACTCAACCGCCCAACGCCTCCCCGAACGCCCCCGAACTCTGAGCAACCCCACTGCAGTCGGTCAACGCGTCATCCTCATCCGCGTTCCCCTTCTCGCACTCCTGGTCCCGGAACGTCGACCACATCGACACCCACGCCACCTCCTTCGACTCGGCGAACTCCCGCACCTGAGCCGCGTCGGACAACGTGAACGTCTCGCCGTCCACGTCGTTCGTGCCGATCATCGAGGTGAGCGCCATTCCCTGCCACGCGGTGGAGTCGGACGTGCCGAAGACCTCCTTCAACTGACGGTGCGCCGCCTTCGCCGAGGTGATCGCGTAGTCCCCCATGTCCCCGTCGTACGACTCCCCGTAGTTCATCGTCATGATGTTGACGGTCGACACCTGGACCGAGTTGTCGTTCGCGGACTCCAGCAGTGCCACACCGTCGTCGTCGAGCCCGGACGGCATCACGGGAAGCGTGAACGTCACGGCGAGATCGCTCCGTTCCTCCTGGAGCAACGCGATCGCCTCGGACCGCAGATCCACCGAGGCGGAGTCGGCCAGCGCGTCCCCCTCGACGTCGAAGTCGGCGAGCGAGGAACCGGCCGCGTCCAGGGCCTTCCCGTAGGCCGCCGCGAGCTTCGCCGCACTGGAGCAGGTCTCGGCCAGCTCCTTCCCGGACGCCCCGCCGAAGGAGACCCGGACCTGAGCCCCGTCCTCCTTCAGCGCGCTGATCCGGGACGTGACCGAGGAGTCGCCGACCGCGGACGTGCCGTTCCAGGAGGGCGCGCAGTCACTCCCGTCGGCGATCACGAACGCGAGGTTGTACACCGAGGGCGAGCCCGCGGAGTCGTTGTCCGAGGCCTCGGTGGCGCTCACGTACGGGGCGTACGAGGTATCTGCCGACGAGGCCGGTTCGGACCTGTCGGAACACCCCGCGGTGGCCAGGGCAAACAGACACGTGAGACCGGCGGTCGGCCTCAGGAATACCCGCATTTTTTTCATGCATCCGCTCTCGTGATGTTCGTCTCAGGCCCGAAACAAGGGGTCATTCGAAAGGAGAACGTCTCATACGGAGCCGTTGTTCAAGGCGGCAGTCGATGCACAGAGAATCGATGGGCCGCACTGCGCGAATCGGGTCAACCGGGCGAACTGAACTGGGCATTCGACGCACTTCCCTCCATGGTGACCTGCGCAGGCGTTCGAGGAATCTCTCAGGGAAATGACAGGTTAAGGGGTTTCCCATATGCGCCTCACAAGAAGTGCGGACTCGATCACATAAAGACTCCTTAACGTCTGGGGAATGCATTCCGAGACTGCCACCGAAAGCCGTGCGGACACGCGCGGTCGCCGCCGCAAACGCGGTAGTAACGGGCCCGCCGAAGGACCCGTGTTCGTTGACAACTCCGGACGCCGCTCCAAGATGCTGCGCCGGATCGGCCTCCTCCTCGGCGCTCTGTCCCTCGGGTACGCCGTCGTGCTGGGCCTGGCGTTCATGGGCATCGGCGTCTCCAGCACGACCCTGCTGCCCTTCGCGGGCGGCGGGCCGCGCGGCGGCTCCGACTCCGGCCCCGGCGGCATCAGGCCGCAGGGCGGCATCGGCACCCCGCCGGCACTGCCCACCGGTTCTCCGCCCACGGGCGCCGCCCCGACAGCGACCGCCTCCGCGGCCTCCAACTGACCGGAACGGGCCACCACATGACCACGACGACGCCCTCCCGCGGCCGCCGGCGCGCCCCCACCCGCATGAAGCGGGCGGCGGGCAAGGCCGCGGCGCTGCAGAAACCGCGGGTCATCCTCGCCCTGCTGCTCCTGCTCGGCCTGACCAGCGTGATGCTGCTCGACGGCTATCTGCGCGCCGAGGTCGGCGGCGACCAGCGGGTGCGCGACGGCGCCAGCTCCAGCAAGGTCCCCGACACCATCCTCAACGGCGGGCCGATCATCAGCTTCCGCGGCGGCCAGGCCACCACGACCTCGGTGCCGGCCAGGACGATCGCGCTCACCTTCGACGACGGCCCGAACCCGACGTACACGCCCCAGGTCCTGAAGATCCTGGAGAAGTACGACGTCCCGGCCACCTTCTTCGTGGTGGGCTCGATGGTCTCGCGCTACCCGGGGATCGTGAAGGACATGGTCGACCAGGGCAATGAGGTCGGCATCCACACCTTCACCCACGTCGACCTCTCCTACCAGAGCGACGCCCGCGTCCGGCGCGAGATGACCCAGACGCAGCTGGCCCTCGCGGGCGCGGCCGGCATCACCACCACGCTGTTCCGGGCGCCGTACTCCTCGGAGACCGACGCGATCGACAACTACAGCTGGCCCGTCTACGAGAAGCTCGGCGAGGAGGGCTACACCAGCGTCTTCGTCGACACCGACAGCGACGACTGGAAGAAGCCGGGCGTCTCGAAGATCGTCAAGTGGTCCACGCCGTCCGGGACCTCGGGCGCCTCCGTGCTGATGCACGACGCTGGCGGCGACCGCGAGCAGACGATCGAGGCGCTGCCGAAGTACATCGAGAAGATGCGGGCGAAGGGCTACACCTTCACCACCATCAGCGGGGTCATCGAGGCACAGAACATGGGCGCGCAGCTCCCGGGCGGTGACCGGAACGCCAGCCAGAACGGCAACCAGAACGCCGACCGCGACGGTGCCGCCCGCCTTCAGGCCGCCCACCGCGAGGCCACCGGCGCGACCCTCTACGAGGGCAAGGCGCTCGTCGGGGCCGTGGCCGTCGCCGAGTACGCCGTGCCCACCCTGTCGGTCGGGCTCGCCGTGGTGGGCGTGGCCGTCATGGGGCGGTTCGGGATGATGCTGATCCTCGCCCGCCGCCACTACCGGCAGCGCAACAGACGCCGCTTCGGCTGGGGGCCCGCGGTCACCCGGCCGGTGAGCGTGATCGTCCCGGCGTACAACGAGAAGGAGTGCATCGCCAACACCCTGGAGTCGCTGGCGAGGAGCACCCATCCGATCGAGGTCGTCATCGTCGACGACGGCTCCTCGGACGGTACGTCGGAGATCGCCCGGGCCGCCGCCGAGCAACTCGGCATGACCAACGTCCGGGTCGTCCGCCAGGAGAACGCGGGCAAGCCGGCCGCCCTCAACAACGGTGTCCGCAGCGCCGGTCACGACATCGTCGTGATGATGGACGGCGACACCGTCTTCGAACCGGACACCGTACGGCAGCTGGTGCAGCCCTTCGCGAACGAGGAGGTCGGCGCGGTCGCCGGCAACGCCAAGGTCGGCAACCGGAACACGATCATCGGCGCCTGGCAGCACATCGAGTACGTGATGGGCTTCAACCTCGACCGCCGGATGTACGACCTGCTGCGCTGCATGCCCACCATCCCGGGCGCGATCGGCGCGTTCCGCCGTGAGGCCGTTCTCCAGGTCGGCGGCATGAGCGAGGACACCCTCGCCGAGGACACCGACATCACCATCGCCATGCACCGCGCGGGCTGGCGGGTGGTCTACCAGGAGCACGCGCGCGCGTGGACCGAGGCACCGGGCTCCCTGAAACAGCTGTGGTCCCAGCGCTACCGGTGGTCGTACGGCACCATGCAGGCGCTGTGGAAGCACCGCAAGTCCCTCACGGACAAGGGGCCCTCGGGCCGGTTCGGCCGGGTCGGCATGCCGCTGGTGGTGATCTTCCAGATCGTCACGCCGGTCTTCGCCCCGCTGATCGACGTGTTCACCGCCTACTCGATGATCTTCGTCGACTTCCAGGCCGCGCTGTACGCGTGGCTGGCGGTCCTCGGCGTCCAGCTCGTGTGCGCCGCGTACG is a genomic window containing:
- a CDS encoding chitinase yields the protein MRVFLRPTAGLTCLFALATAGCSDRSEPASSADTSYAPYVSATEASDNDSAGSPSVYNLAFVIADGSDCAPSWNGTSAVGDSSVTSRISALKEDGAQVRVSFGGASGKELAETCSSAAKLAAAYGKALDAAGSSLADFDVEGDALADSASVDLRSEAIALLQEERSDLAVTFTLPVMPSGLDDDGVALLESANDNSVQVSTVNIMTMNYGESYDGDMGDYAITSAKAAHRQLKEVFGTSDSTAWQGMALTSMIGTNDVDGETFTLSDAAQVREFAESKEVAWVSMWSTFRDQECEKGNADEDDALTDCSGVAQSSGAFGEALGG
- a CDS encoding bifunctional polysaccharide deacetylase/glycosyltransferase family 2 protein produces the protein MTTTTPSRGRRRAPTRMKRAAGKAAALQKPRVILALLLLLGLTSVMLLDGYLRAEVGGDQRVRDGASSSKVPDTILNGGPIISFRGGQATTTSVPARTIALTFDDGPNPTYTPQVLKILEKYDVPATFFVVGSMVSRYPGIVKDMVDQGNEVGIHTFTHVDLSYQSDARVRREMTQTQLALAGAAGITTTLFRAPYSSETDAIDNYSWPVYEKLGEEGYTSVFVDTDSDDWKKPGVSKIVKWSTPSGTSGASVLMHDAGGDREQTIEALPKYIEKMRAKGYTFTTISGVIEAQNMGAQLPGGDRNASQNGNQNADRDGAARLQAAHREATGATLYEGKALVGAVAVAEYAVPTLSVGLAVVGVAVMGRFGMMLILARRHYRQRNRRRFGWGPAVTRPVSVIVPAYNEKECIANTLESLARSTHPIEVVIVDDGSSDGTSEIARAAAEQLGMTNVRVVRQENAGKPAALNNGVRSAGHDIVVMMDGDTVFEPDTVRQLVQPFANEEVGAVAGNAKVGNRNTIIGAWQHIEYVMGFNLDRRMYDLLRCMPTIPGAIGAFRREAVLQVGGMSEDTLAEDTDITIAMHRAGWRVVYQEHARAWTEAPGSLKQLWSQRYRWSYGTMQALWKHRKSLTDKGPSGRFGRVGMPLVVIFQIVTPVFAPLIDVFTAYSMIFVDFQAALYAWLAVLGVQLVCAAYAFKLDREKYRYLLMMPLQQLAYRQMMYLVLIHSCITALTGGRLRWQKLKRTGEVGTPAGVGR